DNA from Kineosporiaceae bacterium:
GACGCCGGGGTTTTCGATGCTGCGTTGGTCAGGGGACTGGTCGACAAGTGCGCCCGCACCCGTGGGCAGAACATGAGCAACACCGACAACATGCGTGTGCTGGCAGTCATCTCGACCCAGCTGACCCACGCCCTATTCGTCGCTGGCCATGGGTCGGCGTCCGAGCCGGTGACTGTCGACCCCCTGGTTGCTGTCGACCGGATGGCACTTGCCTCGACCTATGACAGGAGTCAGTGAGCGATGAGCACCTCAGCGGTTTCGTTCGGACCTACGAGCCTGGCGATCGACGCGGAGCAGGAGACGGCGAAGATCTCGTCGAGCCTGAACGCCTACCTGGCCCGTACCCGCCGCCGCGGAATCGTGGTGGCTCTCTCGGGCGGCATCGACTCGAGCGTGGTGGCGGCACTCTGCGTGCGGGCGCTCGGTCCGAATCGGGTCTTCGGACTGCACATGCCCGAGCGCGAGTCGTCCTCGGACACCTTGGTCTTCAGCCGGATGCTGTCCGATTCGCTCGGGATCGACTCCACGCTCGAGGAGCTGTCGCCCATCCTCGAGGCCTCGGGCTGCTACACCCGCCGGGACGAGGCGATCAGGTTGGTCTGCCCCGAGTACGGTCAGGGATACTCCTCGAAGATCGTGCTGCCGAGCGTCGTCGACTCCGACACCTTCCGGCTGTACTCGGTTGTCGTGCAGGCGCCCGACGGCACGCAAACCAAGCATCGGCTGCCGCACGAGGCCTACCTCGGAATCGTCGCGGCGACCAACTTCAAGCAGCGGGTCCGAAAGATGCTGGAGTACTACCATGCCGATCGACTGAACTACGTCGTGTCCGGTACGCCGAACCGGTTGGAGTACGACCAGGGCTTCTTCGTGAAGCTGGGCGACGGCTCAGCGGATGTCAAGCCAATCGCCCACCTGTACAAGTCGCAGGTGTATGCGCTTGCCGAGCACCTGGGTGTTCCGGAGGCCATCCGTACCCGGCCGTCGACGACCGACACCTACTCGCTGCCGCAGTCACAGGAGGAGTTCTACTTCTCGCTGCCGCACGACCGGATGGACTTGTGCTTGTACGGGAAGAACAACGGCGTCCCGCTGGAGGAAGTGGCAGTGGCCACCGGGCTCACCGCACAGCAGGTGGAACGCGTGTATCACGACATCGACGGCAAGCGCCGGACGACGGGATACCTGCATTTCGCTCCCCAACTGGTCCAGCCGGTCGAGGAGATCGTCGGCTCGTGACGAGCCGGTAACCGTATCTCTGCGAGACCCGAACGAATTCTGACGCCCGGGCAACAGCGGCTTGCCCGGGCGTCTTCGTGCCCGCGCAGCCCCAGACCGGCGTGGTGGCTGAGCGACCGTCCCTCCGCTTCTCGGTCTCGGGCCGCGACTCACGCTGCCCCGCCGTCCTCCTCGTGCGACCGGCACGTGAGTCACTTACTAACTCTGAGTAGAGAATTGGTGACGATATGAGACAGGTTCGGACCGGCCTTTCCGCTGAGTTCCAGTGGCCAGGATTTCGTCTCCAGTCCGGATCGATGAGCTTCTTCCACCGTCCGTGAGGGCCTCTATACGCAATGTGATTCATTCCCCTCTCTGGCTGACAGGATCGGTGTCGCTTCCCCGGAACCCCTGACACGCAACGGGTTCCGATAGAAAATGGTTATGGCACCCGATCCAATCCTTGGGGCCAAGTGCGCCGAGCACGCACCTGAATGTCGAGGGGTGAAGCATGACGCGAACTTGGGGCTTTTCGAAGCGGGCGCCCGATCAAGTTCCGTCGTCGGCTGGCGAACAGTTGATGGCAGGGCCATCGCCGGAGACCGATCTCGTCATCGATCTCCGCGCACCATCCGGTGCCCAGGTGACCGGGTTGCGCCGCGTGCTGCTCGGTGGCTGCGCGGTCGACCTGGTCATGGCCGATGACCTGTGGCGCCTCATGGATGGGCATCTCGGGCGTCCCCGAGGCACCGGGTGTCTCCTCGTGGCGTCAGCCAATCTCGATCACTTGGCCCACTTCGGCGAGCTGGTCGATGGGGACGACATGGACCCTGGCCACATGGACGATTGGCTCGTCCTTCT
Protein-coding regions in this window:
- the nadE gene encoding NAD(+) synthase, producing MSTSAVSFGPTSLAIDAEQETAKISSSLNAYLARTRRRGIVVALSGGIDSSVVAALCVRALGPNRVFGLHMPERESSSDTLVFSRMLSDSLGIDSTLEELSPILEASGCYTRRDEAIRLVCPEYGQGYSSKIVLPSVVDSDTFRLYSVVVQAPDGTQTKHRLPHEAYLGIVAATNFKQRVRKMLEYYHADRLNYVVSGTPNRLEYDQGFFVKLGDGSADVKPIAHLYKSQVYALAEHLGVPEAIRTRPSTTDTYSLPQSQEEFYFSLPHDRMDLCLYGKNNGVPLEEVAVATGLTAQQVERVYHDIDGKRRTTGYLHFAPQLVQPVEEIVGS